The proteins below come from a single Cannabis sativa cultivar Pink pepper isolate KNU-18-1 chromosome 3, ASM2916894v1, whole genome shotgun sequence genomic window:
- the LOC115709467 gene encoding uncharacterized protein LOC115709467, whose translation MEEASRNRAEAERLLGISEKLLQNRDLNGSREFAVLAQETEPLLDGSDQILAIVDVLLASQKRIINNTKHDWYAILQLDSRSDDHDLIKKQYRRLALLLHPDKNSYSFADHSFKLVAQAWAVLSDPAKKTLYDNDLSLFCSSQQSKLPVRRTNSTPFTPVSAAAGSSTEPSLRHQSLLRLRSFWTLCPYCYALYEYPRVYEDCCLKCQKCQRAFHAAPLVDPLPPMVPGQEAYYCCLAFFPLGFVAAKGNSENGGVKEPAAFPNWMPPMFQASGPPPPPPSQPQTGRTAAAQVDQVPKKRGRGRPRLS comes from the coding sequence ATGGAAGAAGCAAGTAGAAATCGAGCGGAGGCGGAAAGATTGCTTGGAATATCGGAAAAACTTTTGCAGAACCGAGATCTGAACGGCTCCAGAGAGTTCGCTGTTTTGGCCCAAGAAACCGAGCCACTCCTCGACGGCTCCGATCAGATCTTGGCCATCGTCGACGTCCTCCTCGCCTCCCAGAAGCGCATCATCAACAACACCAAACACGATTGGTACGCCATTCTCCAGCTCGATTCCCGATCTGACGACCACGATCTCATCAAGAAGCAGTATCGACGCCTTGCCCTCCTCCTCCATCCTGACAAAAACAGCTACTCTTTCGCCGATCACTCCTTCAAACTCGTCGCCCAAGCCTGGGCCGTCTTGTCTGATCCCGCCAAGAAAACCCTATACGATAATGACCTAAGCCTTTTCTGCTCTTCGCAGCAGAGCAAATTGCCCGTTCGGAGGACCAACTCGACACCGTTCACACCCGTCTCCGCCGCCGCCGGGAGCTCGACGGAGCCTTCTTTGCGGCACCAGAGTCTACTGAGGCTTCGGAGCTTCTGGACATTGTGTCCATACTGCTACGCTTTGTATGAGTACCCTAGGGTTTATGAGGATTGTTGTTTGAAGTGCCAGAAATGCCAGAGAGCGTTTCACGCCGCTCCGCTGGTCGATCCCCTACCGCCGATGGTCCCCGGTCAGGAAGCGTACTATTGTTGCTTAGCTTTTTTCCCACTTGGCTTCGTCGCTGCCAAGGGTAATTCGGAGAATGGTGGAGTGAAGGAGCCAGCTGCATTTCCCAATTGGATGCCGCCCATGTTCCAGGCATCGGGGCCGCCACCTCCACCGCCATCGCAGCCGCAGACAGGGAGGACTGCCGCGGCACAAGTGGACCAGGTTCCGAAGAAGAGGGGAAGGGGACGACCTCGTTTATCTTGA
- the LOC115709468 gene encoding L-ascorbate peroxidase 2, cytosolic: MGKSYPKVSEEYQKAVEKCKKKLRGLIAEKKCAPIILRLAWHSAGTFDVKTKTGGPFGTIRHPAELAHEANNGLDIAIKLLEPIKEKFPILSYADFYQLAGVVAVEVTGGPEIPFHPGRPDKQEPSPEGRLPNATKGSDHLRDVFGHMGLSDQDIVALSGGHTLGRCHKERSGFEGPWTNNPLIFDNSYFKELLSGEKESLIQLPSDKALLEDPVFRPLVEKYAQDEDAFFSDYAEAHLKLSELGFADA; the protein is encoded by the exons ATGGGGAAATCATATCCGAAAGTAAGCGAGGAATACCAAAAGGCAGTAGAGAAATGCAAGAAGAAGCTTCGAGGTTTAATCGCTGAGAAGAAATGTGCTCCTATCATTCTTCGACTCGC ATGGCACTCGGCTGGAACTTTCGACGTGAAGACGAAGACTGGAGGACCATTTGGGAcgataaggcaccctgctgagctAGCTCATGAGGCCAACAATGGCCTTGATATTGCTATCAAGCTATTGGAACCCATTAAGGAAAAGTTTCCTATTCTTTCATATGCAGATTTTTATCAG TTGGCTGGAGTTGTTGCTGTTGAAGTTACTGGAGGACCTGAGATACCTTTCCACCCAGGAAGACCG GATAAGCAAGAACCGTCCCCAGAAGGTCGCTTGCCGAATGCCACCAAAG GTTCTGATCACTTGAGGGATGTATTTGGCCACATGGGTCTTAGTGATCAGGATATTGTTGCCTTATCTGGAGGTCACACCTTG GGTAGGTGCCACAAAGAACGCTCTGGATTTGAAGGACCCTGGACAAACAACCCTCTAATTTTCGATAACTCTTATTTCAA AGAGCTTCTTAGTGGAGAGAAAGAAAGCCTTATTCAGCTTCCATCAGATAAGGCTCTCTTGGAGGATCCCGTATTTCGTCCTCTTGTAGAAAAATATGCTCAG GATGAGGATGCATTCTTTTCTGATTACGCTGAGGCTCATTTGAAGTTATCAGAGCTTGG ATTTGCTGATGCCTGA